One part of the Rhodococcus oxybenzonivorans genome encodes these proteins:
- a CDS encoding Rv1535 domain-containing protein produces the protein MAKTGIDVGADPIVSVVAQAFTPPLRELYALLVRAGVVEIID, from the coding sequence GTGGCGAAAACAGGAATTGACGTCGGTGCGGATCCGATCGTGTCCGTGGTGGCGCAGGCGTTTACTCCGCCGTTGCGCGAGTTGTACGCGCTGCTGGTACGGGCGGGTGTGGTCGAGATCATCGACTGA